The Kribbella shirazensis genomic interval GACCATCAGTACCAGCCCGGCCATCTTGTCGAAGGCCAGCACCGGGCGGCCGGGCGGGTCCGTGTAGGGCCGGAGGTCGGTGACCAGGCGACCGAAGTTCTCCTCGGCGGCCCGCGACAGGTACATGCCGTGGAGCGCCGGAATCGTCGTCGCGACGGTCAGTTGCTCGTGCCCGACCGAGCGGTACGGGTACCGGAACAGGCCGGTGTAGGCGATCGTCGCGGTCGCGACCAGGGATCCGACCAGCACGAGCCCGAGCGTCGCCCGCGCCACGATCGGCACCGCCCAGATGCCGGTCAGCACGGCGATCATCACCGCGGCCCAGGCGGCGAACGCGTTGAAACCGATCGAGTACAACGGGGTGTTCGTCCCGAACGCCTGCACCAGCGGCAGCAGCACGAGCAGCGCGAGGATCACCCACGTCCGCGTGTTCTCCCGGCTCAACCGGGTGCGGGCCGTCACTCCGGCACGGCCGGCGATCACCGCGCCGGCCGCGGCCACGACGGCGACGAGTACGGCGGCCAGCAGCGTCTCGGCGTACGTCGGGATGTGTTGTGAGCCGCCCAGTGCGCCGTCGTCGACGACAACTCGCCGTACCGACAGGATCAGGGCGACCACCGCGACAGCGGCCGCAGCGAGCCGGAGCCGGCGCCAACGGGCGACGACGGCGAGCGCGGTCGCGATCAGCAAGGGGCCGTGCGCGGCGACGGCGCGGCCGATCAGCTCGATGGTGCTCGACCAGTAGAGCTGCAACAGGTCGAGCGGGGAGTACGACGTCCCGGCGATGAACTTGTTGACCTTCAGGATCCCCGGCACCGCGACGTCCAGCCGCACCACGAACAGCTGCACGACGAGCGCCGCGAGGCCGAGACCGCCCAGCGCGAGAAGGGTGCCGCGGGCAACGGAGCGCCATCCCTGACCGGCCAGCACGACGACCGCCGTGATCACGATCAGGCCGATCACCACGACCGAGGTCCACTTGGCCAGCACCATCGCGCCGATCACCAGGCCGGCGACGAGGAAGATCCAGAACGGCACCGGCGTACCGCGATCGACGGCGGTCGCCATCCACAGCACGCACGACACCAACGTCAGCGCACCGAGCAGGACGACGTCGTTGTAGCCGGGCGACTGCGGGATCCAGCTGTAACACATCCCGCCCGCGGCGAGAACCGCCGTCGTACCGGCCGCCTCCCACAGCCTCGTCGGCGGCGCCCCAGGGCGACGTCCACGCAGCCACCGCATGAAGCTGTAGCCGAAGAGGAGGTGTACGACGACCACCGTGAACAACCGGAAGAACCGGAGCTTGACGACGTCGTACCCAAACCACTCGAACACCGGGCCGTACAGGTACTGCACTCCGGTCAACGCCAACGGGTTGCTGTCCCACCACCGGAACGAGAGCAGGTAGTAGCCCTCGTCGGTGATGTCCAACCCCTCGTTGGCGGTCCGGCCCGCGCTCAGAATCCACCACGCCGCCAGCGCGCCGGCCACGACGGTCACCCCGGCGAGCAGCACGAAACGCCTGCCTGCCGAGGGAACCGTACTCACGGCCGCAACCCTAGGCCATCACGCCGCAGCTATCCCTCAGGGCCTATGCCGTCGAATACGCGGTCTGCGCATCCTCCGCGAAGTGGCACGAGACAGTCTGACCGGACGGGATCTCGCGGAGTTCGGGTACGTCGGTGCTGCACTTCGCCTCCGCCCGTAGGCAGCGGGTGTGGAACCGGCAGCCGGACGGCGGCATCACCGGCGACGGCGGGTCGCCGGCCAGCACGATCCGCTGCCTGCCCTGGCGCGCCAGGCCGGGCTCGGCGGACAGCAACGCCTGCGTGTACGGGTGCGCGGGTACGTCGTACACCTGCTGGTGCTCGCCCAGCTCGGCGACCTTGCCGAGGTACATGACCGCGACCCGGTCGGAGACGTGCCGTACGACGGACAGGTCGTGGGCGACGAAGATGATGCTCAGGCCGAGCTCGCGCTGCAGCCGCATCAACAGGTTCACCACCTGCGCCTGCACGGACAGGTCGAGCGCCGACACCGGCTCGTCGCACAGCAGGACGTCGGGGTTCAGCGCGATGGCCCGCGCGATCCCGATCCGCTGCCGCTGCCCGCCGGAGAACTGGTGCGGGAACTTCGTCTCGTCCTCGGGCCGCAGACCGACCAGCTCGAGCAGCTCGCGCACCCGGGTGCGGATGTCCAAACCCTTACTGCCCTTGCCGACGTCCGGGTGCACCTCGAACGGCTCGGCGACGATCTCGCCGACGCGCATCCGCGGGTTCAGGCTGGAGTACGGGTCCTGGAAGACCACCTGCACGTTCCGCCGCCAGCGCCGCAGCTCGCGTCCGCGCAGCTTGCTGACGTCCACACCGCCGTACTCGATCCGCCCGGACGTCGGCTTCTCCAGCGCGGCGAGCAGCCGGACCAGCGTCGACTTCCCGCAGCCGGACTCGCCGACGATGCCGAGCGACTCGCCCTTGCGCAGCGTCAGGTCGACGCCGTCCACCGCCCGGACCAGGGTCTTCGCGCCGAAGTTCAGCGCCGGGCTGATGTCGTAGTGCTTCACGACATCGGTTGCCACCAGCAACTCGTCGGCCATCAGACAGCCTCCTTTGCGGCAAGCGTCGTACGACGGATGCACGCGGCGTCACGGCCCGGCGCAACGGTCAGCAGCGGCGGCACCTCGGCCGCGCAGTCGTCGATCGCGATCGGGCACCGGGTGCGGAACGCGCAGCCGGACGGGATCGCCCGCAGCGACGGCGGCGTCCCCGGAATGGTCGGCAGCTCCTGACCCTTGAGGTCGGCCGACGGCATCGAGCCGAGCAGCCCTTCGGTGTAAGGGTGCACGGGATGTTCCAGCGCCTCCGCGGTCGCGGCGCGCTCGACGACGTGCCCGGCGTACATCACCACCACGTTGTCGGCGACGTCCGAGACCACACCGAGGTCGTGGGTGATCAGCACCACACCCATGTCCCGCTCGGCCTGCAGCTCCGCGATCAGCTCGAGGATCTGGGCCTGCACCGTCACGTCGAGCGCCGTGGTCGGCTCGTCGGCGATCAGGACGTCGGGGTCGAGGGCGAGCGCCATCGCCAGCATCACGCGCTGCCGCATACCGCCGGAGAACTCGTGCGGGTAGTCCCGCACCCGGTTCGCCGCGGCCGGGATCCGCACCTGGTCGAGCATCTCCGCGGCGCGCTTCATCGCGTCCCGCTTCGACATCCCGCGGTGCACCCGGAAGCACTCGGCGATCTGGGTGCCGACCGACTGCACCGGGTTCAGCGCGGACAGCGAGTCCTGGAACACCATCGTGATCCGGTTCCCGACGATCTTGCGCCGTTCCTTGACGGTCATCGAGATCAGGTCCGCGCCGCGGTACTCCGCCGTACCGGACACGATCCGCCCCGGCGGCATCTCCAGGATCCCGGTCAGCGCCTGGGTCGAGACGCTCTTGCCCGACCCGGACTCCCCCAGGATCGCCAGCGTCTCGCCGGCCCGCACCTGCCAGGACACCCCGTCCACGGCCCGCACCGGCCCGCGCGGCGTGTCGAACTCCACCGACAGGTTGTCGACCTTGAGCAGTACTTCGCCTTGAGTAGTCATCGCAGCAACTTCGGGTCGAGGGCGTCCCGGATCGAGTCGCCGATGATCATGAACGAGATCGTCATCGTGGAGATGAACAACGCCGGCCAGATGAACAGGTGCGGGGTGTCCCGGTACGACGCCGCGACGCCGAACTGCGAGCCCCACGAGATCGACGGCGGCTGCAGACCGACCCCGAGGAACGTCAGCGCGGCCTCGAGCCCGACCATGCCGCCGATCCCGAGCGTGGTCATCGCCAGCAGCGGGGCCATCGCGTTCGGGAACACGTGTTTGCGCAGGATCCGCACCGGCGGCACGCCGATCGACCGGGCCGCGAGGACGTACTCGCGGTTGCGGACCGAGAACACCGTCGCCCGCATCAGCCGCATGCCGCCCGGCCAGCCGATCAGCAGGATGACGCCGACGATGATCCAGATGCTGCGGTTGGCGACCGAGTTCAGGATCACGATCAGCACCACGATGCCCGGGATCGAGAACAGCACGTCGGCGGTCCGCGAGATCAGCCCGTCCACGAACCCCGGGAAGTACCCGGCCAGCAGACCGAGCGACCCGGCCAGCACGAAGACGCCGAAACTCGCGCAGATGCTGACCAGCACCGACGGCCGGGCGCCGTAGATCACGTTCGCGAAGTAGTCGCAGCCCTGGATGTCGAACCCGAACGGGTGTCCGGGTCCGCGGCCCTGCCGGCTCTTGGTGAGCTCACAGAACCGCGGATCGACGGAGGTGAACAGCTTCGGCACCGCCGCCATCGTGAAGAACAGCAGCAGCAACAGGCTGCACAGCACGAACTGCGGCTTGCGCAGGAGCGCCCGCAGCAACTCGCGGTTCGACAGTGTGCGGCCGTCGCCGATTTCCTGTGCCTCGGCGCTGACCGCCGCGGGGATCTGTTCAGACATTGCGCACCCTCGGATCCAGGACGCCGTACAGGAGATCGACCAGCAGGTTGATCAGGATGAACGAGATGAACGCGAGCGTCGACAGCAGCACCACGACCCCGCCCTCCTTCAGCTTGATCGCCTGGAACATGAACTGGCCGAGTCCGGGCAGGTTGAAGATGCTCTCGGTGATGATCGCGCCGCCGAACATGCCGGCCAGATCGAGCCCGATGAACGTGATCACCGGCAGCAGCGCGTTCGGCAGGATGTGCCGCCACAGCACCCGCTGCTCGCCGAGACCCTTGGCCCGAGCGGTCTTCACGAAGTCGGCGTTCACCGTCTCCACGATCGACGTGCGCAGCAGCCGGGCCAGGCCGGCGAACCCGAGGACGCCGATCACCAGCGCGGGCAGCAGGTACGAGCGCGGGAACCCCTCGAGCACACCGGACACCGGGAACCACTTCAACTCGACCCCGAACAGGTACTGCGCGGCGAAGTACGCCACCAGTCCGGGCACCGCGAGCAGCACGAGTGTTGCCAGCAGCAACGACCGGTCGATCCAGCCG includes:
- a CDS encoding ABC transporter permease, producing MSEQIPAAVSAEAQEIGDGRTLSNRELLRALLRKPQFVLCSLLLLLFFTMAAVPKLFTSVDPRFCELTKSRQGRGPGHPFGFDIQGCDYFANVIYGARPSVLVSICASFGVFVLAGSLGLLAGYFPGFVDGLISRTADVLFSIPGIVVLIVILNSVANRSIWIIVGVILLIGWPGGMRLMRATVFSVRNREYVLAARSIGVPPVRILRKHVFPNAMAPLLAMTTLGIGGMVGLEAALTFLGVGLQPPSISWGSQFGVAASYRDTPHLFIWPALFISTMTISFMIIGDSIRDALDPKLLR
- a CDS encoding ABC transporter ATP-binding protein, coding for MTTQGEVLLKVDNLSVEFDTPRGPVRAVDGVSWQVRAGETLAILGESGSGKSVSTQALTGILEMPPGRIVSGTAEYRGADLISMTVKERRKIVGNRITMVFQDSLSALNPVQSVGTQIAECFRVHRGMSKRDAMKRAAEMLDQVRIPAAANRVRDYPHEFSGGMRQRVMLAMALALDPDVLIADEPTTALDVTVQAQILELIAELQAERDMGVVLITHDLGVVSDVADNVVVMYAGHVVERAATAEALEHPVHPYTEGLLGSMPSADLKGQELPTIPGTPPSLRAIPSGCAFRTRCPIAIDDCAAEVPPLLTVAPGRDAACIRRTTLAAKEAV
- a CDS encoding ABC transporter permease subunit; the protein is MIRFVLRRIVAAIPIGLVVTLGVFALVFAMPGDPLRELAGDKPIPAAVLAAKRAQYHLDDPFIVQYLLSMKDILTGNFGTTFAGADIADQLRLRIPVTLKLTLLANAVQWTLGLIFGIYAGFKRNGWIDRSLLLATLVLLAVPGLVAYFAAQYLFGVELKWFPVSGVLEGFPRSYLLPALVIGVLGFAGLARLLRTSIVETVNADFVKTARAKGLGEQRVLWRHILPNALLPVITFIGLDLAGMFGGAIITESIFNLPGLGQFMFQAIKLKEGGVVVLLSTLAFISFILINLLVDLLYGVLDPRVRNV
- a CDS encoding ABC transporter ATP-binding protein, whose amino-acid sequence is MADELLVATDVVKHYDISPALNFGAKTLVRAVDGVDLTLRKGESLGIVGESGCGKSTLVRLLAALEKPTSGRIEYGGVDVSKLRGRELRRWRRNVQVVFQDPYSSLNPRMRVGEIVAEPFEVHPDVGKGSKGLDIRTRVRELLELVGLRPEDETKFPHQFSGGQRQRIGIARAIALNPDVLLCDEPVSALDLSVQAQVVNLLMRLQRELGLSIIFVAHDLSVVRHVSDRVAVMYLGKVAELGEHQQVYDVPAHPYTQALLSAEPGLARQGRQRIVLAGDPPSPVMPPSGCRFHTRCLRAEAKCSTDVPELREIPSGQTVSCHFAEDAQTAYSTA